The DNA segment ATAAAGATCATCTCTCCAGCGTACATATTGCCGAACAGTCGCAAGCCAAGAGAAACCGGCTTGGCCAACAGATCGACCAGCTCCAGAACAAAGTTCACTGGAACAAATAAGGCTTGTACTACCATGTTTTTGCTGCTGAAAGGGTGTAAACACAAGCCTCCCAGAAAACCACCGACGCCCTTCTCCTTGAAGCTGTAGAACAGCATCAGACCGAACACACACATCGCCATCGCCATGGTGATATTGGGGTCGGTGGAAGGTACGATTTTAAAGAATACATGGTGCGGATCTGCACCGAATACGGAAACCCCGATAATCTTTGCCAGTTCAGGGATCAGGTCTATAGCCACCAGGTCCATGAGGTTCATAAAGAACACCCAGACCAAGATCGTCAGCGACATTGGCGCAACCAGGCGATTGCTGTAGGGAAACATGCTGCTGACGTTGCTTTGAACAAACTCAACAATCATCTCTACAAAATTCTGTGTTCCAGTAGGAATGCCGGCAGTGGCCTTTTTGGCAACACTCCGAAAAATCCAGTAAAAAACAGCGCCCAACAGGATAGAGATTCCCATGGTGTCC comes from the Aestuariirhabdus haliotis genome and includes:
- the atpB gene encoding F0F1 ATP synthase subunit A, coding for MATEITSSSYIQHHLTNLTYGQLPAGYERADGSVLSEPLWTFAASGQEAGAMGFMALNLDTMGISILLGAVFYWIFRSVAKKATAGIPTGTQNFVEMIVEFVQSNVSSMFPYSNRLVAPMSLTILVWVFFMNLMDLVAIDLIPELAKIIGVSVFGADPHHVFFKIVPSTDPNITMAMAMCVFGLMLFYSFKEKGVGGFLGGLCLHPFSSKNMVVQALFVPVNFVLELVDLLAKPVSLGLRLFGNMYAGEMIFILIALMYSGGFLVGVLGGGLQLVWALFHVLIISLQAFIFMVLTIVYMSMAYDTGEDH